The Aeromicrobium yanjiei genome includes a region encoding these proteins:
- a CDS encoding DUF7065 domain-containing protein, producing MDHLTTDWDQHFQPADDALHGVTDNFYENETFWFSFFVPERAMGAWLYSGVRQNAGVSTGGLFVWDDTATQPADLPFYEYFSWLKPPTEVGPDRVALPNGITITTIESGMVYDLAHTDRDGTSVQLRFEGLEPPVPLRAGAPPYPTASHFDQTGHVTGHLVLDGERVDVDCFAMRDRSWGPRTERGYPRIGYTWLADRDVSVLAFSRPVDGVDEVYAGYLRRDGKVSRLVSGQRTVDRDPAEGWVTAMTIDATDEQGNRVSVTGEARSRMVLAGATNVCVNSVMRWQVDGREVHGEDQDVWSMKQWRAARGR from the coding sequence ATGGACCACCTGACGACGGACTGGGATCAGCACTTCCAACCGGCCGATGACGCGCTGCACGGCGTCACCGACAACTTCTACGAGAACGAGACGTTCTGGTTCTCCTTCTTCGTCCCCGAGCGCGCGATGGGCGCCTGGCTCTACTCGGGCGTCCGGCAGAACGCCGGCGTGAGCACCGGAGGGCTGTTCGTCTGGGACGACACCGCGACCCAGCCGGCGGATCTGCCGTTCTACGAGTACTTCTCGTGGCTCAAGCCTCCCACGGAGGTCGGCCCGGACCGGGTGGCGCTGCCCAATGGCATCACGATCACCACGATCGAGTCGGGGATGGTCTACGACCTGGCTCACACCGATCGTGACGGGACGAGCGTCCAGCTTCGATTCGAGGGTCTCGAGCCTCCCGTGCCGCTGCGCGCGGGCGCTCCGCCGTATCCCACGGCTTCGCACTTCGACCAGACCGGCCACGTCACGGGCCATCTGGTCCTGGACGGCGAACGGGTCGACGTCGACTGCTTCGCGATGCGCGACCGCTCGTGGGGGCCGCGTACCGAACGCGGCTACCCCCGGATCGGCTACACCTGGCTGGCCGATCGTGACGTGTCGGTGCTGGCCTTCTCGCGTCCCGTCGACGGCGTCGACGAGGTGTACGCGGGCTACCTGCGTCGAGACGGCAAGGTCTCGAGGCTGGTCTCCGGGCAGCGAACGGTCGACCGTGACCCGGCAGAGGGCTGGGTCACCGCGATGACGATCGATGCCACCGACGAGCAGGGCAATCGGGTCTCGGTCACGGGCGAGGCGCGCAGCAGGATGGTGCTGGCGGGCGCGACGAATGTGTGCGTCAACTCGGTCATGCGCTGGCAGGTCGACGGACGCGAGGTGCATGGCGAGGACCAAGACGTGTGGTCCATGAAGCAGTGGCGAGCCGCCCGCGGCCGATAG
- a CDS encoding phosphotransferase family protein: MTHTEEQQSTDLSADILSWVEESLGGKITYADRQPGGGRREAWYVDVETPDGQVRELFLRYDRTDREAAGDPFTLQDEAKYFLALQDSAVPVPKIYAVHPVEQAIVSSRVPGKAWFSQLRDEEQRLAIAREFMTILAGLHAVDLHGVDLPGDRTDPDRDLRDVVVDEIERWTELYRAGVAPADPLIELGLVWLRKNVPDVAGPVVLVQGDTGPGNFLYEDGRVTAVLDWELAHLGDPHDDLAWLTVRAVQEPFTHMPDRLRDYAAASGREIDLDRIRYYRVFAELRILILGHNKVGNASPLSEIGNSLIYGALHRRLFIEAMADVLGLTLSTPEAIEAPATSQEWLYDAALAQISQIIVPRSEDPFVIQRSKGLARILKYLREADRLADPAASRDLDDLESVLGSRPGSVVEGSAALVRALSDDTIDAAAAVAFFQSQSIRQTQIMRPAMGVLADRHFDPLS, translated from the coding sequence GTGACGCATACCGAAGAACAGCAGTCGACCGATCTCAGCGCGGACATCCTCTCCTGGGTCGAGGAGTCCCTGGGCGGCAAGATCACCTACGCCGACCGTCAGCCGGGTGGAGGACGGCGAGAGGCGTGGTACGTCGACGTCGAGACGCCCGACGGCCAGGTGCGCGAGCTGTTCCTGCGGTACGACCGCACCGACCGCGAGGCCGCCGGCGATCCGTTCACGCTCCAGGACGAGGCCAAGTACTTCCTCGCGCTCCAGGACTCCGCAGTTCCCGTGCCGAAGATCTATGCGGTGCACCCGGTCGAGCAGGCGATCGTCTCGTCGCGGGTGCCCGGCAAGGCCTGGTTCTCCCAGCTGCGGGACGAGGAGCAGCGGCTCGCCATCGCGCGCGAGTTCATGACGATCCTCGCGGGCCTGCACGCGGTGGACCTCCACGGCGTCGACCTGCCGGGCGATCGCACGGATCCTGATCGCGATCTCCGCGACGTGGTCGTCGACGAGATCGAGCGCTGGACCGAGCTCTACCGGGCGGGCGTCGCCCCGGCCGACCCGCTGATCGAGCTCGGCCTGGTGTGGCTTCGCAAGAACGTCCCCGACGTCGCGGGGCCGGTCGTCCTGGTGCAGGGCGACACAGGGCCGGGCAACTTCCTGTACGAGGACGGCCGGGTGACGGCCGTCCTCGACTGGGAGCTGGCGCATCTCGGCGATCCGCACGACGACCTGGCCTGGCTCACGGTGCGCGCGGTCCAGGAGCCCTTCACGCACATGCCCGATCGCCTTCGTGACTATGCCGCGGCGAGCGGTCGCGAGATCGATCTTGACCGGATCCGCTACTACCGCGTGTTCGCGGAGCTGCGCATCCTGATCCTCGGCCACAACAAGGTCGGCAACGCCAGTCCGCTCTCGGAGATCGGGAACTCGCTGATCTACGGCGCGCTGCACCGGCGGTTGTTCATCGAGGCCATGGCCGACGTCTTGGGGCTCACGCTGTCGACGCCCGAAGCGATCGAGGCCCCGGCGACGTCTCAGGAGTGGCTGTACGACGCGGCCCTGGCCCAGATCTCGCAGATCATCGTGCCCCGCAGCGAGGATCCGTTCGTGATCCAGCGCAGCAAGGGCCTTGCGCGCATCCTGAAGTATCTGCGCGAGGCGGACAGGCTGGCCGATCCCGCGGCCTCTCGCGACCTCGACGATCTCGAGTCCGTCCTCGGCTCACGTCCTGGCTCGGTCGTGGAGGGATCGGCGGCACTGGTGCGCGCGCTGTCCGACGACACGATCGACGCCGCCGCGGCGGTGGCGTTCTTCCAGAGTCAGTCCATCCGTCAGACGCAGATCATGCGGCCTGCGATGGGCGTGCTCGCCGACCGTCACTTCGACCCGCTCAGCTGA
- a CDS encoding class I adenylate-forming enzyme family protein, translated as MGFRSRFAQLLDEAPEGAPAIEFEGRWVSWGLLQSVSRAIDAILHEHSFGEGTRVGIVLENRPEHVGAMLGLMATRRCLVTLSPLQPPERLSADIERSDVPFVVVSTEMLARPGIRESIEKVGHVIELDPAGRVSVSGASIGSTSTASPDTAIEMLTSGTTGPPKRVRLSDRQFDRSLETSVPEPKPDVLFRNGVSLVYTPLVHIGGLWGAVSALYSGRKIVLMHRFVLDQWVDSVERHRPRAAGLVPGALRAVLDADVPAEKLSSLQVVTSGTTFCPPDLADAFFDKYGIRVLMTYGATEFAGAIAAWTLPMHQKWWASKSGSAGRAMPGVDLQVVGPDGDALPVGETGLLEVRSAQSSAGSGTWVRTSDLARVDADGFVFIVGRADDAIVRGGFKVQPAEVAQVLERHPSVREASVAPFPDDRLGHVPVAGVELVPGALRPAPEELIALCREFLMPYEVPVHVVVLDELPRTPSSKVSRVDLLDAVQHSMLLGKSA; from the coding sequence GTGGGATTTCGCAGTCGTTTCGCGCAACTGCTCGACGAGGCCCCGGAAGGGGCGCCGGCCATCGAGTTCGAGGGCCGGTGGGTCTCGTGGGGTCTGCTCCAATCGGTGTCGCGAGCCATCGACGCGATCCTGCATGAGCACTCATTCGGTGAGGGCACACGGGTCGGGATCGTGCTGGAGAACCGGCCCGAGCACGTCGGGGCCATGCTGGGCCTGATGGCAACGCGACGCTGTCTCGTGACCCTCAGTCCCTTGCAGCCCCCCGAGCGGCTGTCTGCCGACATCGAGCGCAGCGACGTCCCGTTCGTCGTGGTCTCGACGGAGATGCTCGCGCGTCCTGGCATCCGTGAGTCGATCGAGAAGGTCGGTCACGTCATCGAGCTGGATCCCGCTGGTCGTGTGAGCGTCAGCGGCGCCTCGATCGGTTCGACGTCGACCGCGAGCCCCGACACCGCGATCGAGATGCTGACCTCGGGGACGACCGGACCACCCAAGCGGGTGCGACTCAGCGATCGACAGTTCGACCGCTCCCTCGAGACCAGCGTTCCGGAGCCCAAGCCTGATGTGCTCTTCCGCAACGGCGTCAGCTTGGTCTATACGCCCTTGGTGCACATCGGCGGACTGTGGGGCGCGGTCTCGGCGCTCTACTCCGGTCGCAAGATCGTGCTCATGCACCGGTTCGTCCTCGATCAGTGGGTCGACTCCGTCGAGCGGCATCGGCCGCGAGCGGCTGGCCTGGTCCCGGGCGCGCTGCGTGCTGTCCTTGACGCCGATGTTCCCGCGGAGAAGCTGTCGAGCCTCCAGGTCGTGACCAGCGGAACGACCTTTTGCCCGCCGGACCTGGCAGATGCCTTCTTCGACAAGTACGGCATCCGCGTGCTGATGACCTATGGGGCGACCGAGTTCGCCGGGGCGATCGCGGCCTGGACCCTCCCGATGCACCAGAAGTGGTGGGCGAGCAAGTCGGGAAGTGCGGGCCGAGCCATGCCGGGGGTCGACCTGCAGGTCGTCGGCCCGGACGGTGACGCGCTGCCGGTAGGAGAGACGGGACTGCTCGAAGTGCGCAGCGCCCAGTCGTCGGCGGGAAGCGGGACGTGGGTTCGCACGAGCGATCTGGCCCGCGTCGACGCCGACGGATTCGTCTTCATCGTCGGTCGCGCCGATGATGCGATCGTCCGAGGTGGATTCAAGGTGCAGCCGGCCGAGGTCGCCCAGGTGCTCGAGCGGCACCCCTCGGTGCGGGAGGCATCGGTCGCTCCATTCCCCGACGACCGCTTGGGGCATGTTCCCGTCGCAGGTGTCGAGCTGGTCCCCGGGGCGTTGCGGCCCGCACCTGAGGAGCTCATCGCTCTGTGCCGCGAGTTCTTGATGCCGTACGAGGTGCCGGTGCACGTCGTGGTGCTCGACGAGCTCCCGCGCACGCCGTCGTCGAAGGTGAGCCGCGTCGATCTCCTCGACGCCGTTCAGCACTCGATGCTGCTGGGCAAGTCCGCGTGA
- a CDS encoding class I adenylate-forming enzyme family protein, whose protein sequence is MKLTMLLEMAADGFGDRTVIGRLDGGLSAAELKAMAESGAAAIRDAEADSVVYLAVNGPAFPVAMFAAAFAGVPIVPVNYRLGDEQLSSLLANHPRAYGIADEAQLPLLERAGISAVTPEQWLEVSRGVAAPIEVESDSPAVIIYTSGTTSAPKGVLLHHDNLVSYVLGSVEFASADPDDAALMSVPPYHIAAVANVITNLFAGRRSIVLEQFAPHQWLDTARKEGVTNALVVPTMLARIVESDAPKELPRLQTLAYGGAPMPSAVIEKALAMWPEIGFVNAYGLTETSSTVAVLGPEDHRVALASDDPAVRARLSSVGKIVPSIELEIRGHDDQPVGPGITGRICVRGDQVSAEYAGIGKAVDERGFFDTRDNGYVDEEGYLFIAGRLDDTIIRGAENIAPAEIEEVLLRHEAVLDVAVVGVPDEEWGQRIEAAAVIRPGVDVSAEDLRAFVRSALRGSKTPDRIVYWDELPRTVTGKLVRRTVLTKLLEDQATV, encoded by the coding sequence GTGAAGCTGACGATGCTGCTCGAGATGGCGGCCGATGGATTCGGCGACCGCACGGTCATTGGGCGACTCGACGGTGGCCTGAGCGCTGCGGAGCTCAAGGCCATGGCCGAGTCGGGGGCTGCTGCCATCCGCGATGCCGAAGCCGACTCGGTCGTGTACCTGGCTGTCAACGGCCCGGCCTTCCCAGTGGCGATGTTCGCCGCGGCGTTCGCCGGTGTCCCGATCGTGCCGGTCAACTATCGCCTCGGTGACGAGCAGCTCAGCTCGCTGCTGGCCAACCACCCTCGCGCGTACGGCATCGCGGACGAAGCGCAGCTTCCGCTCCTCGAGCGCGCCGGCATCTCGGCGGTCACCCCCGAGCAGTGGCTCGAGGTCAGTCGCGGTGTCGCTGCGCCGATCGAGGTGGAGTCGGATTCGCCGGCGGTCATCATCTACACGAGCGGGACGACTTCCGCGCCCAAGGGGGTGCTCCTGCATCACGACAACTTGGTCTCGTACGTCCTGGGCTCCGTCGAGTTCGCCTCGGCCGACCCGGACGATGCGGCGTTGATGAGCGTCCCGCCGTACCACATCGCCGCAGTGGCCAATGTCATCACGAATCTCTTCGCCGGGCGGCGGTCGATCGTGCTCGAGCAGTTCGCTCCGCACCAGTGGCTCGACACCGCCCGGAAAGAGGGAGTCACGAACGCCCTGGTCGTGCCCACGATGCTGGCGCGCATCGTCGAGTCCGATGCTCCCAAGGAGCTTCCTCGGCTGCAGACCCTCGCGTACGGGGGAGCGCCGATGCCGTCGGCGGTCATCGAGAAGGCCCTCGCGATGTGGCCGGAGATCGGCTTCGTCAATGCGTACGGACTGACCGAGACCAGCTCGACGGTCGCGGTGCTCGGTCCGGAGGATCACCGCGTCGCGCTCGCGAGCGACGATCCTGCAGTCCGCGCACGGTTGTCCTCGGTCGGCAAGATCGTTCCGAGCATCGAGCTGGAGATCAGAGGCCACGACGATCAGCCGGTGGGTCCCGGCATCACGGGCCGCATCTGCGTGCGCGGCGATCAGGTCTCGGCCGAGTACGCCGGAATCGGCAAGGCCGTCGACGAGCGCGGCTTCTTCGACACCCGCGACAACGGGTACGTCGATGAGGAGGGCTACCTGTTCATTGCCGGCCGACTCGACGACACGATCATCCGTGGCGCGGAGAACATCGCCCCGGCGGAGATCGAGGAGGTGCTGCTGCGCCACGAGGCCGTCCTGGATGTCGCAGTCGTCGGCGTGCCCGACGAGGAGTGGGGCCAGCGGATCGAGGCGGCTGCCGTGATCAGGCCCGGCGTCGACGTGTCGGCCGAAGATCTGCGCGCATTCGTCCGATCGGCGCTGCGTGGCAGCAAGACTCCCGACCGGATCGTGTACTGGGATGAGCTGCCGCGCACCGTGACCGGCAAGCTGGTCCGACGCACGGTGCTGACCAAGCTGCTCGAAGATCAGGCCACGGTCTGA
- a CDS encoding AMP-binding protein, whose protein sequence is MTAVRSATLAGAVLDGAAQFGATRFVVASEVRPHATTVGELVEEAKLAAGALQGLGVGAGDVVAVQLPNWYEGAVLQTAAALVGAVVLPIVQIYARREVEFIVRESRARVLVIPGEWRGRYYPDMLPAMGSLPDLEQVVVIADNVPAGALSWDDLLGPLAKPWSMPVLDPRSIAMLVYTSGTTADPKGVQHSHESLLAEVWSDSSASASAAEASTLAVFPSGHVAGLLGLLRVLVKGAPTVTMDVWDIATAARLIDEHRVTFTSGAPVHLSGLLDAKDNGEAALETLKEFLVGGASVSPSLIERADRAGVVAYRCYGSSEHPTVTVGRLEDSLDRRANTDGPPIAGNELRIVDDNGVDVAPGEAGNIVTRGAELFVGYRDTSLDAEAFLEGGWFITGDIGTLDQEGYLTVTDRKKDIIVRGGENISSKEVEDVLATHPDVADVAVVGAPDERLGERVAAFVIVRDGKSLELSDLAAHCAAAGIAKAKTPELVRIVQELPRTAAGKIRKVDLRNELRR, encoded by the coding sequence GTGACCGCCGTCAGGTCGGCGACGCTCGCCGGGGCCGTGCTGGACGGCGCGGCGCAATTCGGCGCCACGCGCTTCGTTGTCGCGAGCGAGGTGCGGCCGCATGCCACGACGGTCGGCGAGCTGGTCGAGGAGGCCAAGCTGGCCGCAGGTGCGCTGCAAGGCCTCGGGGTCGGGGCCGGCGATGTGGTGGCGGTCCAGCTGCCGAATTGGTACGAGGGCGCGGTCCTGCAGACTGCGGCTGCTCTCGTGGGCGCCGTGGTCCTGCCGATCGTGCAGATCTACGCGCGCCGTGAGGTCGAGTTCATCGTTCGAGAATCACGCGCCCGGGTCTTGGTCATCCCCGGCGAGTGGCGAGGTCGCTACTATCCGGACATGCTCCCGGCGATGGGATCCTTGCCCGATCTCGAGCAGGTCGTCGTCATCGCCGACAACGTGCCGGCGGGAGCGCTGTCCTGGGACGATCTGCTCGGCCCGTTGGCCAAGCCGTGGTCGATGCCGGTCCTTGATCCCCGGTCGATCGCGATGCTCGTCTACACCTCGGGGACCACGGCGGACCCGAAGGGCGTCCAGCACAGCCATGAGTCGCTGCTGGCCGAGGTGTGGTCGGACTCGTCCGCGAGCGCATCGGCTGCAGAAGCGTCGACCCTTGCGGTCTTCCCGTCGGGCCATGTGGCCGGGCTGCTCGGACTGCTACGCGTTCTCGTCAAGGGCGCGCCGACGGTCACGATGGATGTCTGGGACATCGCCACGGCCGCCCGGCTGATCGACGAGCATCGCGTGACCTTCACGTCGGGGGCGCCCGTGCATCTGAGCGGGCTCCTCGACGCCAAGGACAACGGCGAGGCCGCCCTCGAGACTCTCAAGGAGTTCCTCGTCGGCGGTGCCAGCGTCTCTCCCTCACTGATCGAGCGGGCCGATCGAGCCGGTGTGGTGGCTTATCGCTGCTACGGCTCGAGCGAGCATCCCACGGTGACGGTGGGGCGGCTCGAGGACTCCCTCGACCGCCGTGCCAACACCGACGGTCCGCCGATTGCCGGCAACGAGCTGCGTATCGTCGACGACAACGGGGTGGACGTTGCTCCTGGCGAGGCCGGCAACATCGTCACCCGCGGCGCCGAGCTGTTCGTCGGATACCGCGACACCTCGCTCGACGCCGAGGCGTTCCTCGAGGGCGGGTGGTTCATCACCGGCGACATCGGAACCCTCGACCAGGAGGGTTATCTGACCGTCACGGACCGCAAGAAGGACATCATCGTGCGAGGCGGCGAGAACATCTCCTCGAAGGAGGTCGAGGACGTCCTGGCGACGCACCCCGACGTCGCAGATGTCGCGGTGGTCGGTGCCCCCGACGAACGACTTGGCGAGCGGGTGGCTGCCTTCGTCATCGTGCGGGACGGCAAGAGCCTCGAGCTGTCAGATCTGGCCGCCCATTGCGCCGCCGCCGGCATCGCGAAGGCCAAGACGCCGGAGCTCGTCCGGATCGTTCAGGAGCTGCCCCGGACGGCTGCTGGGAAGATCAGGAAAGTAGACCTTCGGAACGAGCTCAGACGCTAG